Genomic DNA from Calditrichota bacterium:
GGTGATTTCGTTATTAAAAGATTGAACCCTGTTTATCCCAAATGGTACTACGGCAAAATAATAGGGTTTGCCATTGACAAGGGCGGCGTTATTATTAAAAGCATCTGTGGAAATTGAAAAGTTGATTACTGCTACATCGGCCTCATGCAAATCCGCTCCATTCAGATTACCCTGTTTTGACCAAATTTTGACACGCTCCCCATTTTCCAGATCTTCAAAAAGATCGCCGATATCATTGCTTAGGTCATATTGGCCAATGAGTTTTGTATTTTCAATACCGTTTACCTCATCGGCTGTTGATGGGGAATTGAACTGGTAGATGGCCAGGCCTTCAAAATCAATGGCCCCCAATAAATCCTGCTTATTTCTAAAATTAAAGTTTTCTGTAAAATCGATACGCAGCTCAATCTTCTTATCTCCATTGCGGGCTGTTACTTCTGCTGCGGGCATAGGAGGGGCAACCTGAAAGTTATTATCAAAAGAGCTTTGCACAAGTGCAGAGGTTTCCTTTAATTTGGTGACACTGTCCAGGGCATCTTCGCCTTGTGTTACAATATAGGCCATCACAATATCCTGGCGTTCTCCGGCCTTTAGTTGAAAAGGACCGCTGTTTACTAAAAACCTTTTATCTGCAGGGTTGGTGTCTAACCAACCAGTTTGAGTGACGGGATCACCGGAGAAAAAGTAGCGCACATCACTATGTGAGTCTCCACCAATCCCCCAATCTGATGCAATAATTGGTTCGCCTTCTGCATCAAGGCCGCCTTCCTGGTAGTACCGTGCAATCTCTTTATTTAATGGATTAGGTATAATATTGCCGCCACTTTCATAAGTCATGAAAGATGTAAGTGGAAGGTTTTTTTTATCATACAATGTATCCACACCAAGTAATGGCCCTCCAAAATTATAAGCCGTATCACCAGGGGCATCGACAATTGGCCCTTGAATAAAACCAATTCCAAAAGCCGGTGGGTTTGTACCATAATCAGCATCATCCTGAAAATTATAAGCATAGCCAATATTTAGTGTTGTATCACAGCCGATTAAATCATCCGTTGCACCACCTAAATCAGGGTCCGTCCATCCCGAAATGATCAAATCATCAATATCATTTTCTGAAGCATTTACAACACTATAACGAATAAACACAACATCCCCCAGGGCATCACTTTTTTCAAATGCCCAAATTGATTGTCTTACTTCAAGTCCTAATGCCTGAGTATTAAATACGTCTCTGATCGAAGCCGGTACACTGTCATTATAAACACACCAAAATGTACGGTCCCCTATAATATCCGGTGTGTCTATATTCGGATCGTAACTCCCATCTCCATCCGCATCATAATAATCTGCGCCAATTGCAACAGCATCGGCCCATTTATTATAGTTTTCGCTACCAAGACTGTCCGAGCTATTTACAGTATAAAAAACATATTCCGGAGCATCCGGATCGCTACCCAAATTGCCTGGTTGCATTTCCTGGATTCTACTTGCTGGCACCATCCAGGCTGTACGTAAATCACCATCAACATAACCAGAGAGTGCAACACCACCGGAAAATAAAAACCTTAAATCACTTCCATTGGGGTAAAAGGAATCGGAATCATTACCGGTTTGCCCATCGTTGGTTAAAGCCAGGTCGATATTGTTTATATCCATACGCGCTGTATGTCCGGTTACGGTAACCTTTCCCAGTTTTGCTTTAGTATTATTTTTAATATCTTTGGACCCTATTGAAATAGAAAAAATAAAAAGAAATGCCAAAACTATATTAACTTTCTTCATGATTATTTGTCCTTTGGGATTTTTTTTAAGGTTATCCCAATATAGTCATAAAAAGTTGGAATGTCTACTTTTAAACTGTTTTAGATTACCTGCAAAGGTAGTATAAAATATAATTTCGAGAAAATAATGGTAGCTAAAACAGGGTAAAAGAAAAGAGAAATATTATTAGGTATTACCCAACCACCTGGCCCCAAATAATATTTGGAACCAGGTGAGGATAATTTATTGTAAGTTCTGAACGCAGAAGTTATTATTTTATTAGTAGCATTTTCTTTGTGAAAGATCTGGAACTACCATCTTCTGTTACGGCCTTTAAGTTATATATATAGAGACCACTGGCCAGTTTTGCGCCGTGGTTATTTTCAGCCTTCCACTTAATACGGTATTTACCAGGTAAAAAATCTTCATTAGAAGCAAGTTCTGTTATTCGTTGCCCAAAAGTATTATAAATAGAAATTGTAACTTTTGCTTTCTTTGGTAACTCAAACTGTAATGTTGTTTCAGGATTAAACGGATTTGGAAAATTTTGATCTAAAGAAAAATCTTTAGGTACTATTCTATCCACTACTTCAATCCCTGTTCTAATATCATAACTCACACTCATTGAGATATCATCGATGTTAATACCACCTGCTTGGCCATCAGCGTCTGTTTTCATCCGGAACCGAACTGTGACATTATCAAAACCAGCATAACCGTCGAGTACGTTTAGCCTTTGCTTAAAGCGAGGAAGCTCCCGACCAGTCATTGAATCTACAATATCCCAGTTCTCGTTATCAATTGAAACTTCAACATAACACGTATCTTTACCATCCTCAATATCAAAACGGACAAAATATTCTAACCAAGCCGACTGGTATGATGAAAGGTCAAATGAATAGTTATAAGTCAAAGAGTTATTACTATTATTCTCATAATTGCCTGTTGGGCTATCATCGATTGAATGGCTTCCAGAATTCTTTAAATTTGAAATACCCCAGCCATCCCCAATGTTCCATTTTGATGTTCCATTTTCAAACCCATCTATCACTTCAACCGTATCAATTATAAAGCTAAATGTATCAGAGTTTGCAATATTGGCATTTACAGAAAGGTCCGTTGCCTGAAAATAATAACTTATCTTATCATTTTTTTGCAATGTCATACCATAATCAAGAATAGCTGAATACTCATCATCATTTGTTGTAGCATCCATGATTATAGTGTTTTCTGTATTTGAATTAACTTGCCAAATCATTTTAACATTTTCAGTTTCAATACCAATATTGTCCGTAGCCCTTACCTCAAACAAATATCCATTTGCTTTTGCATTGTTTATTGTGTTCCAATATGGCTGTGAAAGAACTTCAACGGATGGTGGAAAAATATCAGCACCAGCATAAAATGAATTATTTCCTGCAGGTGATACACTTTCATCATTAAGATAAGCCTGAATAAAATAATATATATCAGAATCCGTTGTCCGTTGCGGGATATCTGCTTGCCAGGTGTTTCCTGAAGTGTTTGACATTTCCACAACTTCAAAAGGTGGTAAAGAATCAGTATTCCAAAACAATTTAACTGCATTGATTGTTGTGTCTATCGATGCTATCTCGGCAGTAACGGTTATTGCCTCTTGTGTTTCGAGATCAGGAATCGGGTTATGACTAATATCTAGTCCTATAAGCCACAAAAGTGTTTTTTCCGCAATTGCAAGCTTTGCATTGTTTTCAACAATTGATTCAAGCCCACCAAAAGAAAAATAAACCAATTTATATTCATCATCATAGCGAATTGCGCCATTATTACCACTTGGGTAATTTAATACTGCAACTGCTCCATCAAGTGGTAAAATTTCATCTGGAAACTGCTGGTCTCCGTCCCTTTTATCAAGATATGTATTGAATTCAATACCATCACCTATTGGATCATCAACAACCCCCGTTAAGGAATTCGGCCCATTACCATCTGCTTTATACTCGGCTTTTAAATAGGTATTTAGAAAAGTTAATGATTGTCCACCCGAAGAACTAAGTTGGTTTTCTGCTAAGTCCCAGGCTAAATCCTGACCAGAAATAAAAAGCTTGCCGCCTCCATCTAAATAATCACCCAACAACAAACGATCTGAATCATCCAAGGATGGGAAAGTCCATTCGCAGGACCAGAAAACAGAAGAAAACTGTTTCATTTTTTCCAATGATAAATTTGATCCAATTTTTGTAAAGAGTTCGAAAGAAATATTATGCCTATTAAAAAAATCTACATAATGTTCAAGATTTGCTTCAGCAAGCACGTCTCCTTCATGGTCAGCAACAAGTAAAACTGTTGGTGAAACTGCTACTTGTAATTTAATGTCTTTATTATAACCATTGTCCATACTAAGGTTCAAATTTAAGTCTGCAAACGATGGAAATGCATTATCCTTCGCTTTTATTGTAAAAGAAATCATAGCGGTGTTATTTGGTGTGGCCAAAACACTCCCAATCGAAGAAATATTGTCCGAGCCATCGGTTATTTCTATAGGCCAATCCTCAATTGCTGTTAAAGTTGCAGCAACATTTGTAGCTTCACGCCATTGATTTTTAATAAATACCTGATAACTTACTGTTTCCCCCGGATCAAGCCTTCCATTACCAAGACCAAACTTTGGTTCATTTTCAATTACCTTAATACTGTCAACACTTAAATTAGGCCAAAATGTCTGGATCTCTTCGGTTAGTGCACGAAATGCATTCACCCTTCCTGAACCAAGTTTGCCTATGTACGATGGGTTTTTATCATCAATGTTATCTGCTGTTTGAACAACAATATCAAACAAATCAAGGACACTCATTTCGGGATTATGTGACTTGACTAATCCAGCGACAGAAGATACTAAAGGAGATGCCATTGAAGTACCATTAAAGTACGTATATTTTCCTGAATATAAATCTGATGGGTAAACAATGGTACTATAAATCCCCGGATTAAAATCCCCGCCAGGTGCCGATACTTTAACATAACTTCCAAAACTCGAATAGCTGGCTTTTACATCAGATTTATTAACTGATGCGACAGATATTACCCAATCTTGTAAACCAAGAGCACTTGGGGTTATTGCGTTTCCATTTCCTGCAGATTCTACAACAAGTACCCCATTTAAAAAGGCATAAAAAGCTGCATCTACAATTGCTTGTCCACTATTCCCAGAACTCTGGTTTGTTATATGAGCCCCATTATCAGCAGCATAAATATAGGCAGAAGCAGCAAAATCACTTCGAACAAAGCCATCACCATTACTATCCCTCCAGCCAATCCTTAATGGCATAATAGTTACGCCTGAAGAAACGGATGAAACACCAATTGCATTATTTGTTTGGGCTGCGGCTATTCCACTAACGTGTGTGCCATGACCACCAAAGTCCATTGGATTATTATCTTCGTCACTTCCATCTTCTCCAGTGGCTAAATCAGTTATTCCATCAACAAAATCCCAACCGCGTATATCATCAATAAAGCCATTTTCATCATCATCGGAACCATTGCCACTAATTTCATCATCGTTAGACCAAATTATATTAGCCAAATCTTCATGGTCCCAATCAACACCAGAATCAAGGATAGCAATAATAATATCAGAACTTCCATACCCACTATCCCAA
This window encodes:
- a CDS encoding S8 family serine peptidase is translated as MIKHFIPLLFLVFCQVAIASISDNVANNEQNYVAGHFIVKFKKIANNKTDNAKKIVISKYNVQKSEKVFKAMQNETVAQKLNLHNVFVMKTDISADIAKIVKDLNTNPDIEYAEPVYINKMDDTIPDDPSYNLLHHLPQVKAPQAWDSGYGSSDIIIAILDSGVDWDHEDLANIIWSNDDEISGNGSDDDENGFIDDIRGWDFVDGITDLATGEDGSDEDNNPMDFGGHGTHVSGIAAAQTNNAIGVSSVSSGVTIMPLRIGWRDSNGDGFVRSDFAASAYIYAADNGAHITNQSSGNSGQAIVDAAFYAFLNGVLVVESAGNGNAITPSALGLQDWVISVASVNKSDVKASYSSFGSYVKVSAPGGDFNPGIYSTIVYPSDLYSGKYTYFNGTSMASPLVSSVAGLVKSHNPEMSVLDLFDIVVQTADNIDDKNPSYIGKLGSGRVNAFRALTEEIQTFWPNLSVDSIKVIENEPKFGLGNGRLDPGETVSYQVFIKNQWREATNVAATLTAIEDWPIEITDGSDNISSIGSVLATPNNTAMISFTIKAKDNAFPSFADLNLNLSMDNGYNKDIKLQVAVSPTVLLVADHEGDVLAEANLEHYVDFFNRHNISFELFTKIGSNLSLEKMKQFSSVFWSCEWTFPSLDDSDRLLLGDYLDGGGKLFISGQDLAWDLAENQLSSSGGQSLTFLNTYLKAEYKADGNGPNSLTGVVDDPIGDGIEFNTYLDKRDGDQQFPDEILPLDGAVAVLNYPSGNNGAIRYDDEYKLVYFSFGGLESIVENNAKLAIAEKTLLWLIGLDISHNPIPDLETQEAITVTAEIASIDTTINAVKLFWNTDSLPPFEVVEMSNTSGNTWQADIPQRTTDSDIYYFIQAYLNDESVSPAGNNSFYAGADIFPPSVEVLSQPYWNTINNAKANGYLFEVRATDNIGIETENVKMIWQVNSNTENTIIMDATTNDDEYSAILDYGMTLQKNDKISYYFQATDLSVNANIANSDTFSFIIDTVEVIDGFENGTSKWNIGDGWGISNLKNSGSHSIDDSPTGNYENNSNNSLTYNYSFDLSSYQSAWLEYFVRFDIEDGKDTCYVEVSIDNENWDIVDSMTGRELPRFKQRLNVLDGYAGFDNVTVRFRMKTDADGQAGGINIDDISMSVSYDIRTGIEVVDRIVPKDFSLDQNFPNPFNPETTLQFELPKKAKVTISIYNTFGQRITELASNEDFLPGKYRIKWKAENNHGAKLASGLYIYNLKAVTEDGSSRSFTKKMLLIK